From Chloroflexota bacterium:
ATGTGCTGAAGTGGTTGGTGGTGGCACTTAGGGTTAGTGGTATTGACCGTGGTATCAAGCGGCTTCCATTGTGCAGCAGCTTCGTCGTAGTAGGCAAGAACCAGGTTACTAGGGTCTCCTCCTGCCGCAGCTACGTCCTCATCTGAATATCTCACAGTGATGGTCACTGGCTGAGAGAAAGTGACAATGGCGTTGCCATCAGCATCCACGGCTTCGATAGTGAAGAAGGTATTGCCTACCTTGAATCCCTTGGGCGCAGCGGCAGAAGACGGCTCTACCTGCTTGATGGTCACCGTGGTTGTAGTGGCAACGGCACCAGCCGGAAATTCGGCTACGATTCGACCATGTTCTACTTCTACCGCGCCGCCCTCCGTGGTAACGTCCACTGTGACCGACGTGCTTGCCAAAGTGGTGAAGGATGTCTCTGCTGACCAACTGGACCAATCCCCGTGATTATCCTGATGCCTCACATGCCAGTAGTAGGTGGTAGAGTAGCTCAGCGATGGAACCACGATGCTGGTGAGGTGGGCGGCATCGGTGCCGCTATCATAGACCGGGCTGGAGTAGTTCCCTGCCGCCGCAGTGATCTGCCACTGTGAGGCAGCCTGGGTGTCACCGGCATCGGGGTCGGAGAAGGCTGACGACTGCAGTGTTGGCGCCAGACTGACACCGGTGGCTCCGTTTGCCGGGGAGACGTTGCCCGGCCGGCTGGG
This genomic window contains:
- a CDS encoding Ig-like domain-containing protein, which codes for SLAPTLQSSAFSDPDAGDTQAASQWQITAAAGNYSSPVYDSGTDAAHLTSIVVPSLRYSTTYYWRVRYQDNHGTWSAWSTETHFTTIAAPNQAPSRPGNVSPANGATGVSLAPTLQSSAFSDPDAGDTQAASQWQITAAAGNYSSPVYDSGTDAAHLTSIVVPSLSYSTTYYWHVRHQDNHGDWSSWSAETSFTTLASTSVTVDVTTEGGAVEVEHGRIVAEFPAGAVATTTTVTIKQVEPSSAAAPKGFKVGNTFFTIEAVDADGNAIVTFSQPVTITVRYSDEDVAAAGGDPSNLVLAYYDEAAAQWKPLDTTVNTTNPKCHHQPLQHMGSAGKEPQRRPCGVDLDCRRHRWSRGSRYCGLLPSQEALAEGLTQRQRQSFKRVGGDVHPFFLPRRLWIGIELSAKMGHLANPYDEDFKR